A genomic segment from Drosophila miranda strain MSH22 chromosome 3, D.miranda_PacBio2.1, whole genome shotgun sequence encodes:
- the LOC108158666 gene encoding phospholipase ABHD3 isoform X2, with translation MFYSMYAYLSNLPRLHVLGLAIIAYVVYYLIQVVKRPIIACSDGPFKQYLIRKVPTLENKYWPTFWCVESRAQTVLASLLRSKSLPRVNYRREILSLTDGGEVALDWMEEDCNVNAPCILILPGLTGESQAEYIKCLVFAAKQSGMRVVVFNNRGLGGIELKTPRLYCAANCEDLCEVVQHVRRVLPAQCKLGATGISMGGLILGNYLARKSDEARSFLSAAKIISVPWDVHKGSASIEKPVINSLLGRHLAGSLCRTLRNHLDIYREIYQDSDIDIQRILRCKTIKEFDELFTAKQFGYAHVNDYYSDATLHNKLDQISVPLLCLSAADDPFQPLDAIPVKAANQCTHVAIVITARGGHIGFLEGWWPSTRDQYMGRLFTEYFTKALFDEDGEFQHTSNKMYERFQSKQALALTASALLLDKKVEVVEHLDHKVKLM, from the exons ATGTTCTACTCGATGTACGCGTACCTCTCCAACCTGCCGCGTCTTCATGTGCTCGGCCTGGCCATTATTGCCTATGTAGTCTATTACCTAATCCAGGTGGTCAAG CGACCGATAATCGCTTGTTCGGACGGGCCGTTCAAGCAGTACCTGATTCGGAAGGTGCCCACCCTGGAGAACAAGTACTGGCCCACTTTCTGGTGCGTTGAGAGCCGTGCCCAGACCGTTCTTGCGAGCCTGCTGCGCTCCAAGAGTCTGCCGCGCGTCAATTACCGCCGCGAGATTCTCAGCCTGACGGATGGCGGAGAGGTGGCCCTTGACTGGATGGAGGAGGATTGCAACGTGAATGCCCCCTGTATTCTCATACTGCCCGGACTGACCGGCGAGTCGCAGGCGGAGTACATCAAGTGTCTGGTCTTCGCCGCCAAACAGTCTGGGATGCGTGTGGTGGTCTTTAACAATCGCGGCCTCGGCGGCATTGAGCTGAAGACGCCGCGGCTCTACTGTGCCGCTAATTGTGAGGATCTCTGCGAGGTGGTCCAGCACGTGAGGAGAGTTTTGCCGGCTCAGTGCAAACTGGGGGCCACAGGCATCTCCATGGGAGGTCTGATATTGGGCAACTATTTGGCGCGCAAGAGCGACGAGGCCCGCAGCTTTCTGTCGGCGGCCAAGATCATATCTGTGCCGTGGGATGTCCACAAGGGCAGCGCTAGCATTGAAAAGCCAGTAATCAACAGCTTGCTCGGTCGTCATCTCGCTGGCAGTCTGTGCCGCACCTTGCGCAACCATTTGGACATTTACAGGGAAATCTATCAGGACTCGGACATTGACATACAGCGCATCCTGCGCTGCAAGACCATCAAGGAGTTCGATGAGCTGTTCACCGCCAAGCAGTTCGGGTATGCCCATGTCAACGACTACTACTCGGATGCGACGCTCCACAACAAGCTGGATCAAATATCAGTGCCGCTACTCTGCCTGAGCGCTGCCGATGATCCGTTCCAACCGTTGGACGCCATCCCCGTCAAGGCGGCCAATCAGTGTACCCATGTGGCAATTGTTATCACGGCGCGCGGAGGCCACATCGGTTTCCTAGAGGGCTGGTGGCCGTCCACCAGGGATCAATACATGGGTCGACTGTTCACGGAGTACTTTACCAAGGCCCTCTTTGACGAGGATGGCGAGTTTCAGCACACCTCCAACAAAATGTACGAACGGTTTCAGTCCAAACAGGCCCTGGCCCTGACTGCGTCCGCCCTGCTGTTGGACAAGAAGGTGGAAGTGGTGGAGCATCTGGACCACAAGGTCAAGCTGATGTAG
- the LOC108158668 gene encoding 5'-AMP-activated protein kinase subunit beta-1, translated as MGNAGSSTVHMRERHKSTDLSTPSSPAHFRDSVSSAAGGGGVVGGGAGAHGGSAALAGTGAGGQAFSFDKKHTAVLNEGSSQDDDDPYYTGAGAAAKRTADSSEATAVLRSSGSGEKLIMDNTEEEQQAAGSLLPPLAGDVDDGEPKNTALPTVLRWDGGGKNVTISGTFSNWRPITMVRSHGNFVTIIDLPEGDHQYKFCVDGEWKHDPKLKSVDNDEGEKNNLVSVRPSDFEVFQALAKDSENVTNYAEKEYSQEVPQAKPWEKVSGPPVLPPHLLQVILNKDTPLSCEPTLLPEPNHVMLNHLYALSIKEGVMVLSATHRYRKKYVTTLLYKPI; from the exons ATGGGTAACGCGGGCAGCTCCACCGTCCATATGCGAGAGCGCCACAAATCCACCGACCTCTCAACGCCAAGTTCTCCCGCACATTTTCGTGACTCGGTTTCAAGCGCAGCTGGCGGTGGTGGGGTTGTTGGGGGGGGTGCTGGGGCACATGGAGGGAGTGCAGCTTTGGCTGGAACTGGAGCGGGAGGCCAAGCTTTCTCGTTCGACAAAAAACATACAGCAGTCTTGAACGAAGGCTCATCgcaagacgacgacgacccgTATTATACGGGCGCGGGAGCGGCAGCTAAGCGCACAGCTGATAGCAGCGAAGCAACAGCTGTTCtacgcagcagcggcagcggagAGAAGTTAATCATGGATAACACCGAAGAGGAACAGCAGGCCGCTGGATCACTGCTGCCCCCACTAGCTGGCGATGTCGACGACGGCGAGCCAAAGAACACCGCCCTGCCTACAGTCCTTCGCTGGGATGGCGGCGGCAAGAACGTGACCATCTCGGGCACCTTCTCCAATTGGCGACCCATCACAATGGTCCGCAGCCATGGCAATTTTGTGACCATCATCGATCTGCCCGAGGGCGACCACCAGTACAAATTCTGTGTGGACGGCGAATGGAAGCACGATCCAAAGCTG AAAAGCGTGGATAACGATGAGGGAGAGAAGAACAATTTGGTGTCTGTGCGGCCATCCGATTTTGAGGTATTCCAAGCTCTGGCCAAAGACAGCGAGAACGTGACCAACTATGCGGAGAAGGAGTACTCGCAGGAGGTGCCGCAGGCCAAGCCCTGGGAGAAGGTGTCCGGCCCCCCAGTGCTGCCGCCACACCTGCTGCAGGTCATACTCAACAAGGACACTCCCCTCTCG TGCGAGCCCACATTGTTGCCTGAACCGAACCATGTGATGTTGAATCACTTGTATGCGCTATCCATCAAGGAGGGGGTAATGGTGCTGAGTGCCACGCATCGCTATCGCAAGAAGTACGTCACGACGCTGCTCTACAAGCCCATTTAG
- the LOC108158666 gene encoding phospholipase ABHD3 isoform X1 produces the protein MLCALARGPHLKVAAVYYNLSDLLCTSRGCAVLAVRLQSGSAGRRSSSSSHYHHHHQLQPRRELLSRPSRCRVQSSELAVRTFHSEPVAMFYSMYAYLSNLPRLHVLGLAIIAYVVYYLIQVVKRPIIACSDGPFKQYLIRKVPTLENKYWPTFWCVESRAQTVLASLLRSKSLPRVNYRREILSLTDGGEVALDWMEEDCNVNAPCILILPGLTGESQAEYIKCLVFAAKQSGMRVVVFNNRGLGGIELKTPRLYCAANCEDLCEVVQHVRRVLPAQCKLGATGISMGGLILGNYLARKSDEARSFLSAAKIISVPWDVHKGSASIEKPVINSLLGRHLAGSLCRTLRNHLDIYREIYQDSDIDIQRILRCKTIKEFDELFTAKQFGYAHVNDYYSDATLHNKLDQISVPLLCLSAADDPFQPLDAIPVKAANQCTHVAIVITARGGHIGFLEGWWPSTRDQYMGRLFTEYFTKALFDEDGEFQHTSNKMYERFQSKQALALTASALLLDKKVEVVEHLDHKVKLM, from the exons ATGTTGTGTGCTCTTGCCCGCGGTCCGCACCTAAAGGTGGCAGCCGTCTACTACAATCTCTCCGACTTGCTATGCACAAGTCGCGGCTGTGCCGTCTTGGCTGTACGCCTGCAGTCCGGCAGTGCTGgcaggagaagcagcagcagcagccactatcatcatcatcatcaactacaACCCCGCCGAGAACTGCT TTCCCGCCCGTCTCGGTGTCGTGTCCAAAGTTCCGAGTTAGCAGTAAGAACGTTTCACTCAGAGCCAGTCGCGATGTTCTACTCGATGTACGCGTACCTCTCCAACCTGCCGCGTCTTCATGTGCTCGGCCTGGCCATTATTGCCTATGTAGTCTATTACCTAATCCAGGTGGTCAAG CGACCGATAATCGCTTGTTCGGACGGGCCGTTCAAGCAGTACCTGATTCGGAAGGTGCCCACCCTGGAGAACAAGTACTGGCCCACTTTCTGGTGCGTTGAGAGCCGTGCCCAGACCGTTCTTGCGAGCCTGCTGCGCTCCAAGAGTCTGCCGCGCGTCAATTACCGCCGCGAGATTCTCAGCCTGACGGATGGCGGAGAGGTGGCCCTTGACTGGATGGAGGAGGATTGCAACGTGAATGCCCCCTGTATTCTCATACTGCCCGGACTGACCGGCGAGTCGCAGGCGGAGTACATCAAGTGTCTGGTCTTCGCCGCCAAACAGTCTGGGATGCGTGTGGTGGTCTTTAACAATCGCGGCCTCGGCGGCATTGAGCTGAAGACGCCGCGGCTCTACTGTGCCGCTAATTGTGAGGATCTCTGCGAGGTGGTCCAGCACGTGAGGAGAGTTTTGCCGGCTCAGTGCAAACTGGGGGCCACAGGCATCTCCATGGGAGGTCTGATATTGGGCAACTATTTGGCGCGCAAGAGCGACGAGGCCCGCAGCTTTCTGTCGGCGGCCAAGATCATATCTGTGCCGTGGGATGTCCACAAGGGCAGCGCTAGCATTGAAAAGCCAGTAATCAACAGCTTGCTCGGTCGTCATCTCGCTGGCAGTCTGTGCCGCACCTTGCGCAACCATTTGGACATTTACAGGGAAATCTATCAGGACTCGGACATTGACATACAGCGCATCCTGCGCTGCAAGACCATCAAGGAGTTCGATGAGCTGTTCACCGCCAAGCAGTTCGGGTATGCCCATGTCAACGACTACTACTCGGATGCGACGCTCCACAACAAGCTGGATCAAATATCAGTGCCGCTACTCTGCCTGAGCGCTGCCGATGATCCGTTCCAACCGTTGGACGCCATCCCCGTCAAGGCGGCCAATCAGTGTACCCATGTGGCAATTGTTATCACGGCGCGCGGAGGCCACATCGGTTTCCTAGAGGGCTGGTGGCCGTCCACCAGGGATCAATACATGGGTCGACTGTTCACGGAGTACTTTACCAAGGCCCTCTTTGACGAGGATGGCGAGTTTCAGCACACCTCCAACAAAATGTACGAACGGTTTCAGTCCAAACAGGCCCTGGCCCTGACTGCGTCCGCCCTGCTGTTGGACAAGAAGGTGGAAGTGGTGGAGCATCTGGACCACAAGGTCAAGCTGATGTAG
- the LOC108158664 gene encoding DENN domain-containing protein 1A isoform X8 — MGSRIKNDVKKLFEFWCEIKPTPGLERGTSPRNGAAATPAGVIVESFPEGFRDKEVLTGIPSFAFPCDLESDSVQSYSFVHTTGDSKWRFGFCRHDPKAKTAMVLITYLPWHDTFLKLLPVLAELKRTDANGFRTFLSEAYNRGVPDSGGSLTVFYNSGRSHFMFERPLQFQLPSMPENHNLSLYYNFVDPKEMIAVFAAMLAERRIIFTSRHLDRLSSCIQAANAFLFPMVWQHIFIPVLPWEFKDYLGAPMPYLIGVPKPVLETVSEDELGEVVILNCDTKTFESPFDDVHDMPAEIVSQLKKHLNHTQDHIGDRISKIFLNALVQLIGGYRDAVEYHETSKTFNHDKFIESRPAHLRPFLAKMMELQIFAQFIDDRLKMLNSGLGFSDEFELETVRYAEKMRKRGRNFLKNVKDKYYLGKRSVSQVFAKNLYTIQSPVHQ; from the exons ATGGGGTCGCGTATCAA GAACGATGTGAAGAAACTCTTTGAGTTTTGGTGCGAAATCAAGCCCACACCCGGCCTGGAGCGAGGGACAAGCCCACGGAACGGCGCCGCCGCCACTCCTGCTGGTGTGATCGTGGAGAGCTTCCCGGAAGGATTCCGCGATAAAGAGGTGCTAACCGGCATACCATCGTTTGCGTTTCCCTGCGATCTCGAAAG CGACTCGGTGCAATCGTATTCGTTTGTCCACACCACAGGCGACTCAAAATGGCGTTTTGGCTTCTGTCGACACGATCCCAAGGCGAAAACTGCGATGGTTCTGATCACCTACTTGCCGTGGCACGATACCTTCCTGAAACTGTTGCCCGTGCTGGCGGAGCTGAAGCGAACCGATGCGAATGGCTTCAGGACGTTCCTGTCGGAGGCCTACAATCGTGGAGTGCCCGATTCGGGCGGCAGTCTGACGGTCTTCTATAACAGCGGACGGAGT CATTTTATGTTCGAGCGTCCGCTGCAGTTCCAGTTGCCCAGCATGCCGGAAAAC CACAATCTCAGTCTTTACTACAACTTTGTGGATCCCAAGGAGATGATAGCTGTGTTTGCGGCCATGCTGGCCGAGCGGCGGATCATATTCACCTCGCGACACCTGGATCGCCTTTCCTCGTGCATACAGGCAGCCAATGCATTCCTATTCCCCATGGTCTGGCAGCACATATTCATCCCGGTGCTGCCGTGGGAATTCAAAGACTACCTGGGGGCCCCCATGCCATATTTAATTGGTGTGCCAAAACCTGTGCTCGAAACT GTATCCGAGGATGAGCTCGGGGAAGTTGTGATCTTAAACTGTGATACGAAGACATTTGAAAGTCCCTTTGACGATGTTCACGATATGCCCGCGGAGATTGTGTCGCAGCTGAAGAAGCATCTGAATCACACGCAGGACCACATTGGGGATCGCATCTCGAAGATATTTCTGAATGCGCTggtgcagctgattggcggcTATCGGGACGCCGTTGAGTACCATGAGACTAGCAAGACGTTCAACCACGACAAATTCATTGAATCTCGGCCGGCCCATTTGCGGCCATTTCTTGCCAAAATGATGGAGCTACAGATCTTTGCACAGTTCATCGATGATCGCCTGAAGATGCTCAACAGCGGCCTTGGCTTCTCCGACGAATTCGAGCTGGAGACCGTGCGCTATGCGGAGAAGATGCGCAAGCGTGGCCGCAACTTTCTGAAGAATGTCAAGGACAAG TATTATTTGGGAAAGCGCAGTGTTTCGCAAGTGTTTGCCAAGAACTTGTATACAATACAAAGTCCAGTCCATCAATAG
- the LOC108158670 gene encoding uncharacterized protein LOC108158670, with the protein MATFKSSLLISLIVFGFAVAGVSCKVEFTNLKCTTLEREFLEFDKCFLKSINRTYKYLSVSTKIHMLPIKSASIRTQVLQRLNGYKPFLFNFTTDACKALSGKMNPTTRFFFGLIAPYSNLNHSCPYDHDLFVEKLPISFMDEQLTKVLPFPEGDYCLKNVYSHRGKPRAEVSVYASIS; encoded by the exons ATGGCCACGTTCAAATCGTCTTTACTGATCTCCCTGATCGTTTTTGGATTTGCAGTTGCTGGC GTTAGCTGCAAAGTCGAGTTCACCAACCTGAAATGCACGACCCTGGAACGGGAATTTTTGGAGTTTGACAAGTGCTTTTTAAAGTCGATCAACCGGACCTACAAATACCTCTCCGTGAGCACAAAGATCCACATGCTCCCAATAAAGAGTGCTTCA ATACGGACTCAAGTGCTCCAGAGACTGAACGGCTACAAACCGTTCCTCTTTAATTTCACCACCGATGCCTGCAAGGCTTTGAGTGGGAAAATGAATCCGACGACTCGATTTTTCTTCGGGCTGATTGCTCCCTACTCAAACCTGAACCATTCCTGTCCCTACGAT CACGACCTATTTGTGGAGAAGCTTCCGATTAGCTTTATGGACGAGCAACTCACCAAAGTTCTGCCGTTCCCGGAGGGTGATTACTGCTTGAAAAACGTATACTCGCACCGTGGAAAGCCACGAGCTGAGGTCTCGGTCTACGCAAGCATCTCCTAA